A part of Bacillus thuringiensis genomic DNA contains:
- a CDS encoding D-amino-acid transaminase has product MGRKLAYERFVLWNDAVIDTTKQKTYIELEERGLQFGDGVYEVIRLYKGNFHLLDPHITRLYRSMEEIELSLPFSKAELIILLYKLIENNNFHEDGTIYLQVSRGVQARTHTFSYDVPPTIYAYITKKERPALWIEYGVRAISEPDTRWLRCDIKSLNLLPNVLAATKAERKGCKEALFVRNGTITEGSCSNFFLIKNGTLYTHPANHLILNGIMRQYVLSLAKTLRIPVQEELFSIRDVYQADECFFTGTTIEILPMTHLDGTAIQDGQVGPITKMLQRSFSQSLLQSNMSSS; this is encoded by the coding sequence ATGGGACGAAAATTGGCATATGAAAGATTTGTACTTTGGAATGATGCAGTTATTGATACAACGAAACAAAAGACGTACATAGAACTTGAAGAAAGAGGCTTGCAGTTTGGAGATGGTGTCTACGAGGTTATCCGCTTATATAAAGGGAACTTTCACTTATTAGATCCGCATATCACAAGATTATATCGCTCCATGGAAGAAATAGAATTATCACTCCCTTTCTCCAAAGCAGAACTTATTATCCTACTCTACAAACTAATTGAAAATAATAATTTCCACGAAGATGGAACGATTTATTTGCAAGTCTCTCGTGGTGTACAAGCTCGTACCCACACATTCTCATATGACGTCCCTCCGACAATCTATGCCTATATTACGAAGAAAGAAAGACCTGCGTTATGGATTGAATATGGTGTACGTGCTATATCAGAGCCAGATACGCGCTGGCTACGCTGTGATATCAAATCATTAAATTTATTACCCAATGTATTAGCTGCTACGAAAGCTGAACGCAAAGGTTGTAAAGAGGCCCTTTTCGTACGAAATGGTACCATAACTGAGGGAAGCTGTTCTAATTTCTTTCTCATAAAAAATGGTACGCTCTACACACATCCAGCCAATCACCTTATTTTAAATGGCATCATGCGTCAATATGTCCTTTCTTTAGCGAAAACCCTTCGTATTCCTGTACAAGAAGAACTGTTTAGCATTCGCGATGTGTATCAAGCAGATGAATGTTTCTTTACAGGAACGACGATTGAAATTTTGCCGATGACTCACCTTGATGGAACTGCAATTCAAGATGGTCAAGTTGGTCCTATCACAAAAATGCTGCAAAGATCATTTTCTCAAAGCTTGTTACAATCCAATATGTCATCTTCTTAA
- a CDS encoding LTA synthase family protein: MKETLKSQFQNVRFTVFVALAVWLKTYLITRTSFDLKLESFMQEFILFLSPLAASLLLVGLALFAKGKKRNYIALGINFVLTIILVGNVMFYGFYNDFVTLPVLGQTSNFGSLGSSVKELFNYKIILAFADIIVFFILLKKKKSFAPTERVARPMRSLYFVSTVAIFFVNLGLAEAERPELLTRSFDRVMLVKNLGLYVHQVYDLGLQAKSSSQKAFADGSKLQETENYVKTTQSKPDPNMFGTAKGKNVIVVSLESLQTFLIGATVNGQEVTPFLNQFTKESYYFDNFFHQTGQGKTSDAEFLVDTSMYPLDRGAVFFTHGNNEYTATPEILREQGYHTSVFHANNATFWNRNIMYPALGYDRYYNELDYKITPETKLNWGLKDIEYFDQSIDMLKEVKQPFYTRFLTLTNHYPFTYDENTKLIDEYNSGDGVFDRYMVTARYLDEAMKHFIERLKAEGIYDNSVIVFYGDHYGISENHNRAMAQFLGKEEITAFDHMNLQKTPMFIHVPGQKEGKTISKPTGEIDIKPTILNLLGVDSTNQIQFGHDVFSPDNKGFVVLRDGSFITDKYMYTNSTFYDRNTGEVVQLPKEESQPLIDRAQNELHMSDKIIEGDLLRFSESNKTKTGEVKTAIKEEKKSAE, from the coding sequence ATGAAAGAAACCTTGAAATCACAATTTCAAAATGTGCGTTTCACTGTATTCGTAGCTTTAGCCGTATGGTTGAAGACATATCTTATTACTCGCACAAGCTTTGATTTAAAACTTGAATCTTTCATGCAAGAATTCATTTTATTCCTTAGCCCATTAGCAGCATCATTACTGCTTGTTGGTCTTGCATTATTTGCAAAAGGGAAAAAACGTAACTATATAGCACTTGGAATTAATTTTGTCTTAACAATCATTCTTGTTGGTAATGTAATGTTCTACGGATTCTATAATGACTTCGTTACTTTACCTGTACTAGGACAAACATCTAACTTTGGGAGTTTAGGTTCTAGTGTGAAAGAATTGTTTAACTACAAAATCATCCTTGCATTTGCTGATATTATCGTATTCTTCATTTTATTGAAGAAGAAGAAAAGCTTTGCACCGACAGAGCGTGTAGCACGCCCAATGCGTTCCCTATACTTCGTGTCAACAGTTGCTATTTTCTTCGTAAACTTAGGACTGGCAGAAGCCGAGCGTCCTGAACTATTAACACGTTCATTCGACCGCGTTATGCTTGTTAAAAACTTAGGTTTATATGTACACCAAGTATACGATCTTGGCTTACAAGCAAAATCAAGTTCACAAAAAGCATTTGCTGACGGTAGTAAATTGCAAGAAACAGAAAACTACGTAAAAACAACACAAAGCAAACCAGATCCAAATATGTTTGGTACTGCAAAAGGGAAAAACGTAATTGTTGTCTCTCTTGAGTCATTACAAACATTCTTAATTGGTGCAACAGTTAACGGACAAGAAGTTACACCATTCTTAAACCAATTTACGAAAGAAAGTTATTACTTTGATAACTTCTTCCATCAAACTGGGCAAGGAAAAACATCAGATGCTGAATTCTTAGTAGATACTTCCATGTATCCGCTAGACCGTGGTGCTGTATTCTTCACACACGGTAATAACGAATATACAGCGACTCCAGAAATTTTACGTGAGCAAGGATATCACACATCAGTATTCCACGCGAACAACGCAACATTCTGGAACCGTAACATTATGTATCCGGCACTTGGTTATGATCGTTACTACAACGAACTTGACTACAAGATTACGCCAGAAACGAAATTAAATTGGGGATTAAAAGATATCGAATACTTCGATCAATCTATCGATATGTTAAAAGAAGTGAAGCAACCGTTCTACACTCGCTTCCTTACTTTAACAAACCATTACCCATTCACTTATGATGAAAATACGAAATTAATCGATGAATATAATTCTGGTGATGGTGTGTTCGACCGTTACATGGTAACTGCTCGCTATTTAGACGAAGCAATGAAACACTTTATTGAGCGTCTAAAAGCTGAAGGTATTTACGACAACTCAGTTATCGTATTCTACGGTGATCACTACGGTATTTCTGAAAACCATAACCGTGCAATGGCACAGTTCTTAGGAAAAGAAGAAATCACTGCATTTGACCATATGAACTTACAAAAAACACCAATGTTTATTCACGTTCCAGGTCAAAAAGAAGGTAAAACAATTTCAAAACCAACTGGTGAAATTGACATTAAACCAACAATTCTCAACTTACTTGGTGTAGATTCTACGAATCAAATTCAATTTGGTCATGATGTATTCTCACCTGATAATAAAGGATTCGTTGTTCTTCGTGACGGTAGCTTCATTACAGATAAGTACATGTACACGAACAGTACATTCTACGACCGTAACACTGGTGAGGTTGTACAACTACCAAAAGAAGAATCTCAACCACTCATTGATCGTGCCCAAAATGAATTGCACATGTCTGACAAAATCATTGAAGGTGACTTACTTCGCTTCTCTGAAAGTAATAAGACCAAAACTGGTGAAGTAAAGACAGCAATTAAAGAAGAAAAAAAGAGCGCTGAGTAA
- a CDS encoding SH3 domain-containing protein has translation MKKYLAGLAAVSVAGGAAPTLDSVQAAPEQNTQKAATTVQASASNSSSYTVNTSVLHVRAGSSTSHDIISRVYNGQSLNVIGEENGWFKININGQTGFVSGEFVSKNGASNSNVSTTGGNNKVTADVLRVRTAPNTSSSVSGRVYAGQTLNVIGQENGWVKINHNGQVGYVSSEFVSGASSNTGSTNSNNNSNNGATVQPASGNYTVNVSSLRVRTGPSTSHPTVGSVKQGQVVQVVGEVQDWFKINYAGQTAYLSKDYVTKGGSNENVTQGNNQEQNNKPEQNNNVNVQTGGTYVVNATSLRVRTGPAAYHSVIGGVLNGTTLNVVGSENGWFKVNYQGKTGFVSSEFVKFVKGGTTTPEQPKQPEQPKQPDQGAIGDYYINASALNVRSGEGTNYRIIGALPQGQKVQVISENSGWSKINYNGQNGYIGTRYLSKTPVGGAVDNKPNNNQNNNQNNNNNNNNTGNNSGDSSSILAYAKGMQGVPYVWGGTSATGVDCSGYIYHVFKKFGHNISRQSVAGYWGSLPQTSNPQPGDLIYFKDTYKAGPSHMGIYLGGGSFIQAGDKGVAIASLSNSYWKSHFLGYTKAP, from the coding sequence ATGAAAAAATACCTTGCCGGTCTTGCGGCAGTGTCTGTAGCAGGAGGAGCAGCACCTACACTTGATAGTGTTCAAGCTGCCCCTGAACAAAATACACAAAAAGCTGCTACAACTGTCCAAGCTTCAGCATCAAACAGCTCATCTTATACGGTAAACACTAGCGTATTACATGTTCGTGCAGGATCAAGTACTTCTCACGACATCATCTCGCGTGTTTATAACGGTCAATCACTAAACGTGATTGGCGAAGAAAATGGTTGGTTCAAAATTAACATTAATGGACAAACAGGATTTGTTAGTGGCGAATTTGTATCAAAAAATGGAGCAAGCAATTCTAATGTAAGTACAACAGGTGGAAACAATAAAGTTACTGCTGATGTATTACGTGTACGTACTGCTCCTAACACTTCTAGTTCTGTTTCAGGACGTGTATATGCAGGACAAACATTAAACGTAATTGGTCAAGAAAATGGTTGGGTGAAAATCAACCATAATGGACAAGTAGGTTATGTAAGTAGCGAATTTGTATCAGGCGCTTCTTCAAATACGGGTTCTACAAACAGTAACAACAATAGTAACAATGGAGCAACTGTTCAACCAGCAAGCGGAAACTATACAGTAAATGTATCTTCCCTTCGCGTTCGTACAGGTCCTAGCACTTCTCATCCAACTGTAGGTTCTGTTAAACAAGGACAAGTCGTACAAGTTGTTGGCGAAGTTCAAGATTGGTTCAAAATCAATTATGCAGGACAAACGGCTTACTTAAGCAAAGACTACGTAACAAAAGGCGGTTCTAACGAAAACGTCACTCAAGGTAACAACCAAGAGCAAAACAACAAGCCAGAACAAAACAATAATGTAAATGTTCAAACTGGCGGTACTTACGTTGTTAACGCAACATCTCTACGTGTTCGTACAGGCCCTGCTGCTTACCATAGTGTAATTGGTGGCGTGTTAAATGGTACTACATTAAACGTAGTTGGATCTGAAAACGGTTGGTTCAAAGTAAACTACCAAGGAAAAACAGGCTTCGTTAGCAGCGAGTTTGTTAAGTTCGTTAAAGGTGGCACTACTACTCCTGAACAACCGAAGCAACCTGAGCAGCCAAAACAACCTGATCAAGGTGCGATTGGTGACTACTACATTAATGCTTCTGCCTTAAACGTACGTAGCGGCGAAGGTACAAATTATAGAATCATAGGTGCACTTCCACAAGGACAGAAAGTTCAAGTAATCTCTGAAAACTCTGGATGGAGCAAAATCAACTACAACGGCCAAAATGGTTATATTGGAACACGTTACCTTTCTAAAACACCAGTTGGGGGCGCAGTAGATAATAAGCCTAACAACAACCAAAATAACAACCAAAACAATAACAACAATAACAATAATACAGGCAACAATAGCGGTGACAGTTCTTCCATACTTGCATATGCAAAAGGAATGCAAGGTGTACCTTACGTTTGGGGCGGTACTTCTGCTACTGGTGTTGACTGCAGTGGTTACATTTACCACGTATTTAAGAAATTTGGTCATAACATTAGCCGTCAAAGTGTTGCGGGATATTGGGGTAGCCTACCACAAACTTCAAATCCACAACCTGGTGACTTAATTTACTTCAAAGACACTTATAAAGCTGGTCCTTCTCATATGGGTATTTACCTTGGGGGCGGATCATTTATCCAAGCTGGAGATAAAGGTGTAGCAATCGCTTCATT